The DNA region GGCGCTCGCCTATCAGCGCGTGAAGGGGCAAGGGTCGCGCACCCGCCTGATCGGTCGCGAGCGCGGCTATCACGGCGTCAATTTCGGCGGCATCTCCGTTGGCGGCATCGTCTCCAACCGTAAGATGTTCGGCACGCTGCTCACCGGCGTCGACCACATGCCGCACACTCACCTGCCGGCCCAGAATGCCTTCACCAAGGGCATGCCCGAGCACGGCGGCGATCTCGCCGACGAGCTGGAACGTATCGTCACGCTGCATGACGCCTCGACCATTGCCGCCGTCATCGTCGAGCCGGTCTCCGGCTCCACCGGCGTGCTGATCCCGCCGAAGGGCTATCTGCAGCGTCTGCGCGAGATCTGCACCAAACACGGCATCCTGTTGATCTTCGATGAAGTCATCACCGGTTTCGGCCGCCTCGGCGCGCCCTTCGCCGCACAATATTTCGACGTGAAGCCGGATATCATGGTCACCGCCAAGGGCCTGACCAATGGGGTTATCCCGATGGGGGCAGTCTTCGTGACGGCCGAAATTCATGACGCCTTCATGGCCGGACCCGAGCACATGATCGAGTTCTTCCACGGCTATACCTACTCGGGGAACCCGATCGCCTCGGCCGCAGCCCTCGGGACGCTCGACACCTACAAGGAAGAGGGCTTGCTCACCCGCGCCGCCGAGATTGCGCCTTACTGGGAAGAGAAGCTGCACTCTCTACGCGATTGCCCGAATGTGATCGACATCCGAAACCTCGGCCTGATCGGCGCGATCGAGCTGAAACCGATCGACGGCGAACCGACCAAGCGCGCCTTCAACGCCTTCCTCAACGCCTATAATGACGGCCTCTTGATCCGCACCACCGGCGACATCATCGCGCTGTCGCCGCCGCTGATCATCTCGCACGCTGAGATCGACGAACTCTTCGACAAGCTGCGCAAGGTGCTGATGAACAACATCTGAGCCTCGTCTCGGTTGATCCCGGAAGAAGCGGCCCACGTGGCCGCTTTTTTCATGCCTTGCCCAAAGCTTGCGGCCTCGGTTCCGCCCAGCTTGTTCCGGCCGCCCCCTTCCCTTATTGTTGAGAGAATCGCACGTTCGATCCCGACGCAGATGACCGCGAGGGCCCGACCGACGACTTTAGCAGCCCCGGCCGTCTCCGCCTCCGACATCAGGTCCGGGGCGATCTGACCGGGTCAGGTCCCGGGAGGAAATCCGTGGTCGACCTCTTCAAGCGTTTGTTCGGCAAAGACACTTCATCCACGACCGTACCGGCGGATGCTGGCGAACCCATGCCCCAGCCGACGCCTCAAAACCGCGTCGACGAAGCGCGACTCGCCGCCCGCCGCGCCCAGATCAGCAATGATCTGTTCGAACTGCAGCAGATCGCCATGGCCGAGCTGGCGCTGCGCAAGGAGCAGGACGCCGCCGCCGCCAAGGCAGGCTTCGAGGCCGACGAAAAGGACACGACCGGCCGCGTTCTGATCGTCTGAGGCGAACTTGCGCTGTTTCCCGCAGAAACCTGTGGTGTGACATCGCACCCCTTTGGTCGGGCTTTTGCCGCTTCCCGAATTTGTCTAAAGACGAGCCGGGGAGCAACAAAAGAACCCTCATGGCGTTGAAGCTGACACAGATCGGTCGCGCCGACCCAAGGAGACGGACATGAAATTTCAATATCTCGCCAGTGCGGCCCTCGCCGCCCTGATTGCCACCGCACCTGCAGCCCGTGCCGAAATTGTGCTCGGTCTGATGGCGCCGCTCACCGGCCCGCTGGCCGCCGTCGGCGCCCAGGTCAAGAACGGCGCCGAAACGGCTGTTGAGGAAATCAACAAGAAGGGCGGCGTCAACGGCGAACAGCTGAGCTTGAAGATCGCCGACGATGCCGCCGAACCCAAGCAGGGCGTGTCGGCTGCCAACCAGCTCGTCGGTGAAGGCGTGCGTTTCGTCGTCGGCCCCGTCACCTCGGGTGTCGCCGTCCCGGCCTCAAGCGTTCTCGCCGAAAACGGCGTGCTGATGGTCACCCCGACCGCGACCGCACCGGATCTGACTGCCCGTGGGCTGACCACGGTGTTGCGCACCTGCGGCCGCGACGACCAGCAGGCCGATGTCGCTGCTAAGTTTGTGCTGTCAGCCTACAAGGACAAGAAGATCGCCATCCTCGACGACAAGGGCCAGTACGGCAAGGGTCTGGCGGATGCCTTCAAGGCAGCGCTCAATGCCGGCGGCGTGACCGAAGTCTTCAAGGATTCGCTGACCGCGGGCGAAAAGGACTTTGGCGCCCTCGTGACGCGTCTGAAGTCGGAAGGCGTCGAAGTCATCTATTTCGGCGGCTACCACCCGGAAGCCGGCCTGCTCGTGCGCCAGATGCAGGATTCCGGCCTGAAGGCCCAGCTGATCGCCGGTGACGGTCTGTCGAACAATGAATATGTGACGATCGGTGGCGACGCTGCCGAAGGCACGATCTTCACCAACGCCGCCGATGCGCTGAAGAACGAAGACAGCAAGGCCGCCGTCGCCGCCCTGCAGGCGAAGAACATCCCCGCCGAAGCCTTCACCCTCAACGCCTATGCCGCGGTCGAAGTGATCGCCGCCGGCATCGCCAAGGCCGGCAGCGCCGAAGATGCCGAAGCGGTCGCGACAGCCCTGAAGGACGGCTCGGAAATCCCGACCGCCATCGGCAAGCTGACCTATGGTGAAACCGGCGACCTTACCTCCCAGAGCTTCGCCGTCTACAAGTGGGAAGGCGGCAAGACGGTTTCGGCCGAATAAGGCACGAGCACCGAAAACGACGAAGGCGGCCGGCAACGGTCGCCTTTTTTTGTCGGTCATCCCCAGGGAATGCGAAAAAACCCGCATGTCCGGCACGCCGGACGGTTTCCTTTGCCGGTCCGGCCTTTTATGACAGCCGCATGACATTTCCGTGAAAGGGTCCGGAACCCATGCTCAGCCTGTTTCGTAAAATGCTCCCGCGCGAAGACCGCTTCTTCGACATGTTCGCTGCCCATGCAAAGAAGGTGGTCGGCGCCGCCGAGGCGCTGAGCGCACTGCTTGATGGCAAGGATGTGGAGACCAATTGCGCGCTTATCGTCACGCTGGAAGACCAGGCGGACAACATCACGCGTGATGTTCTCCAGGCCGTGCGCCGCAGCTTCATCACGCCCTTTGACCGGGGCGACATCAAGGATCTCATCCAGTCGATGGACGATGCGATCGACATGATGCACAAGACGGTGAAGACGGTTCGCCTGTACGAGCAGACCGAATTCGACCCACGCATGCAGGAAATGGGTCGCGCTGTTGTCGAAGCAGCGCGGCTCATCGCCGAAGCCATCCCGCTGCTCGACAAGATCGGCCAGAACCACCAGCGCCTGACACAGATTGCCGAGGAGGTGACGCGCGTAGAGGGCCGCTCGGATGAACTGCACGACCAGGGCCTGAAGGCGCTCTACCGCATTCATCGCGACAGCGGCAACGCCATGGCCTATCTCATCGGGACCGAAATCTACGGCGAACTGGAGAAAGTTCTCGACCGTTTCGAGGACGTCGCCAACGAAATCAGCGGCATCGTGATCGAGAACGTCTGATGGAAGCGACGCTGGCCTTCCCGCTGCTGGTCGCCCTGATCGGCGTTGCGCTCTTCTTCGACTTTCTGAACGGTCTGCACGATGCTGCAAACTCGATCGCAACAATCGTCTCGACGCGGGTGCTCAAGCCGCAATACGCGGTGGTCTGGGCGGCCTTCTTCAATTTCATCGCCTTTATGTTCTTCGGATTGCATGTCGCCGAAACGCTCGGCAAGGGCATCATCGACCCCGCCATCGTCTCGCCGGCCGTGATCTTCGCGGCCCTGATGGGCGCGATCATCTGGAACATCGTCACCTGGATCTTCGGCATACCGTCTTCCTCCTCGCATGCCCTCGTCGGCGGCCTGGTCGGTGCGGGTCTGGCGAAGGTCGGCTTCAGTGCAATCGTCTTTTCGGGCCTGTCGAAGACGGTGCTCGCGATCTTCCTGTCCCCGATGATCGGGTTTTTGCTTGCACTCGTTCTGGTGCTGATCGTCTCCTGGGTTTTCGTGCGACAGACACCCTTCGCAGTCGATAATACCTTCCGCATTCTGCAGTTCATCTCGGCCTCGCTGTATTCTCTCGGACATGGCGGCAACGACGCGCAAAAGACCATGGGCATCATCGCCGTCCTGCTATTCAGTCAGGGTTATCTCGGTCCGGAATTCCACGTGCCCTTCTGGGTGGTCATTTCCTGTCAGTCGGCCATGGCGATCGGCACCCTCTTCGGTGGCTGGCGCATCGTGCACACCATGGGGTCGAAGATCACAAGGCTCAACCCGATGCAGGGCTTCTGCGCCGAGACCGGCGGAGCGATCACCCTCTTTGCCGCCACCTGGCTCGGCATCCCGGTCTCGACGACCCACACCATCACCGGCGCCATCGTCGGTGTGGGGGCAGCGCGCCGCGCAACGGCGGTTCGCTGGGGCCTCGCCGGCAACATCGTCATCGCCTGGATCGTCACGCTGCCCGCCGCAGCCCTGATCTCCGCCACGTTTTATCTGCTGACGGATCTGTTCGGCTGAGTGCTTTGCGCAAGCGCGCGCGAAGTCTATGATAGGGCGGCGATGAGGAGCCATATTGGCACGGGCTCCACGAGACATGATCGGGAGGCTGGCATGCGCAAGGGCTACAAGGACCTTCTGGCGGAAGCCGATGCACTCGTGGAGGCCGTGAACGTATCGGAAGCGGCCAGGTTGCACGGCGCGAGCAACGTCGTCTTCGTCGATCTGCGCGACCCACGTGAGCGCGAGCGCGAAGGCACGATTGCTCACGCCTTCTCCTGTCCGCGCGGCATGCTCGAATTCTGGATCGATCCGGAAAGCCCCTATCACAAGCCCATTTTCGCGGACGACAAGCTCTTCCTCTTTTTCTGCGCCAGCGGCTGGCGCTCGGCCTTGGCGACGAAGACGGCGCTTGAGATGGGACTTGAGAATGTCTGCCATCTCGAAGGCGGTTTTTCGGCTTGGCGCAATGCCGGGCTAGCGGTGGAACAGCTGCCGGCAAAGGCGAAGGAATGAGCGGCCGTACCGCTCTCTTCATGGGGATACTCCCATCAAAGCACCGCACCGGTCAGCAGCAGTCATTTCCCGTCGCGATCCCTCCCTTATCTCCGTAAGATGGCGGAACGCGCAAAAGGAGTCCCCATGTCCGAGACGATTCGCATCGCCAACGCAGACCTGTCCGTCGAAATCGCCTCGCTCGGCGCCGAGATGCAGTCGCTGAAGACGGCGGATGGCCGGGACTGGCTGTGGAATGGCGATACTGCCTGGTGGACGGGGCGCTCGCCGATCCTCTTTCCCATCGTCGGCAAGGCGCCGGGAGACATGCTGGCCGTCAACGGCAAGACCTATCCGATGGCCCAGCACGGGATTGCGAGGCGTCGCGACTTTGCCCTGATCGAGCAGACGGCAACGGCCTGCCGGCACGAACTCGTCTCGTCCTCCGAGACGCGCGAGGTCTATCCCTTCGACTTCCGCCTGACACTTGAGCACAGCCTGCACGGCCGCACACTGTCGGTGACCGCCACCGTCGAGAACACCGGCGCTGGCCCGCTGCCCTTCGGCATAGGCTTCCACCCGGCCTTTCTTTGGCCGCTGCCGGGTGCCGAGAGCAAACCGCATGCGGTGATCCTCGACAACGGGGCCGAACCCGGCGTCATCCAGCTCGAAGGCGGCCTGATCGGCAAGACGCTGCCGACCTCGCCCTTCAAGGCGGGCCGATTGGAGCTCTCGCACGACCTGTTCGCCAACGACGCCCTGATCTTCCCCGAAGGTGCCGGCACCGGCCTCACATTTGCGGCAGAAGGCGGCCCATCGCTCGCCTTCACCTTCGACAACCTGCCGAACATCGCGCTGTGGCAGAAACCCGGCGCGCCGTTCCTCTGCATCGAGCCCTGGCACGGCATGGCGGCACACGCGGGCGGCACGGCGGAACTGGTGGAGCGGCCGTATACCGTTGCGCTTCCCGAAGGTGGAACAATGCGGTTTGGCTTCAGCGTTGAGGTCAAAGGATAGGCACATCATTTGCCGCTCGGCTTCCAGCCGCTAAACTGCTGCACGAACAACAGAATCGGAGAGCCTGCATGACCGACCTCGCACGCCGCATCGACCAGGGCACCGGCCGCGAGCTCGCGGATATCGTCTTGAAGGGCGGGCGCTTCTTCGATCTGGTCACGGGCGAGCTGGTCGCCTCCGACATCGCCATCTGTGGCGAAACGATCATCGGCACGGTCGAGAGCTATGAAGGCCGCGAGGTTATCGACATCTCCGGCAAGATCGTCGTGCCCGGCTTCATCGACACGCATCTGCATATCGAAAGCTCGCTGGTCACGCCGCATGAATTCGACCGCTGCGTGCTGCCCTATGGCGTGACGACCGTGATCTGCGATCCGCATGAGATCGCCAATGTGCTCGGCACCGAAGGCATCCAGTTCTTCCTGGATTCGGCCGAACAGACGATCATGGACATCCGCGTCCAGCTCTCTTCCTGCGTGCCGGCAACGCATCTCGAAACCTCCGGCGCCGATCTGCCGATCGAGCGCCTCGTTCCCTTCCGCAACCATCCGAAGGTCATCGGCTTGGCGGAATTCATGAATTTCCCCGGCGTGATCCACAAGGATCCGATCTGCATGGCGAAACTCGAGGCCTTCCAGGACGGCCATATCGACGGCCATTCGCCGCTCCTGTCAGGCAGGGATCTGAACGGCTATCTCGCAGCCCGCATCCGCACCGACCACGAATGTACGACGGCGGCGGAAGCCCTGGAGAAGATTCGCAAGGGAATGCACATCCTCGTGCGCGAAGGCTCGGTGTCGAAGGACCTGCATGCGCTGATGCCGATCCTGACCGAGCGGCTCTCGCCTTTCCTCGCGCTCTGCACCGATGACCGCAACCCCCTCGACATCGCCGAACAGGGCCATCTCGACTACCTCATTCGTGAGGCGATCAAAAACGGCGTCGAACCAATCGCCGTCTACCGCGCCGCCTCGGTTTCAGCCGCGCGCGCCTTTGGCCTGCGCGATCGCGGCCTCGTCGCACCTGGCTGGCGGGCCGATCTCGTGGTCGTCGACAGCCTGGAAAACTGTAAGGCCGAGATGGTCTTCTGTGCCGGTCGCCGCGTGACCAACGAACTCTTCGCCAGCCGCAAGCCGGTTGCCCCCGTCGGTCTCGACAGCGTCAAGGCGCGGGAAGTGAAGGCAGCCGATTTCGGCGTGCCGGTGGCGGAAGGTGAGACACCCGTGATCGGCGTGTTGCCAGGAAAAATCATCACCGAACACCGGCGCTACCGC from Rhizobium glycinendophyticum includes:
- a CDS encoding DUF47 domain-containing protein; amino-acid sequence: MLSLFRKMLPREDRFFDMFAAHAKKVVGAAEALSALLDGKDVETNCALIVTLEDQADNITRDVLQAVRRSFITPFDRGDIKDLIQSMDDAIDMMHKTVKTVRLYEQTEFDPRMQEMGRAVVEAARLIAEAIPLLDKIGQNHQRLTQIAEEVTRVEGRSDELHDQGLKALYRIHRDSGNAMAYLIGTEIYGELEKVLDRFEDVANEISGIVIENV
- a CDS encoding branched-chain amino acid ABC transporter substrate-binding protein, whose translation is MKFQYLASAALAALIATAPAARAEIVLGLMAPLTGPLAAVGAQVKNGAETAVEEINKKGGVNGEQLSLKIADDAAEPKQGVSAANQLVGEGVRFVVGPVTSGVAVPASSVLAENGVLMVTPTATAPDLTARGLTTVLRTCGRDDQQADVAAKFVLSAYKDKKIAILDDKGQYGKGLADAFKAALNAGGVTEVFKDSLTAGEKDFGALVTRLKSEGVEVIYFGGYHPEAGLLVRQMQDSGLKAQLIAGDGLSNNEYVTIGGDAAEGTIFTNAADALKNEDSKAAVAALQAKNIPAEAFTLNAYAAVEVIAAGIAKAGSAEDAEAVATALKDGSEIPTAIGKLTYGETGDLTSQSFAVYKWEGGKTVSAE
- a CDS encoding inorganic phosphate transporter → MEATLAFPLLVALIGVALFFDFLNGLHDAANSIATIVSTRVLKPQYAVVWAAFFNFIAFMFFGLHVAETLGKGIIDPAIVSPAVIFAALMGAIIWNIVTWIFGIPSSSSHALVGGLVGAGLAKVGFSAIVFSGLSKTVLAIFLSPMIGFLLALVLVLIVSWVFVRQTPFAVDNTFRILQFISASLYSLGHGGNDAQKTMGIIAVLLFSQGYLGPEFHVPFWVVISCQSAMAIGTLFGGWRIVHTMGSKITRLNPMQGFCAETGGAITLFAATWLGIPVSTTHTITGAIVGVGAARRATAVRWGLAGNIVIAWIVTLPAAALISATFYLLTDLFG
- a CDS encoding rhodanese-like domain-containing protein; its protein translation is MRKGYKDLLAEADALVEAVNVSEAARLHGASNVVFVDLRDPREREREGTIAHAFSCPRGMLEFWIDPESPYHKPIFADDKLFLFFCASGWRSALATKTALEMGLENVCHLEGGFSAWRNAGLAVEQLPAKAKE
- the ade gene encoding adenine deaminase codes for the protein MTDLARRIDQGTGRELADIVLKGGRFFDLVTGELVASDIAICGETIIGTVESYEGREVIDISGKIVVPGFIDTHLHIESSLVTPHEFDRCVLPYGVTTVICDPHEIANVLGTEGIQFFLDSAEQTIMDIRVQLSSCVPATHLETSGADLPIERLVPFRNHPKVIGLAEFMNFPGVIHKDPICMAKLEAFQDGHIDGHSPLLSGRDLNGYLAARIRTDHECTTAAEALEKIRKGMHILVREGSVSKDLHALMPILTERLSPFLALCTDDRNPLDIAEQGHLDYLIREAIKNGVEPIAVYRAASVSAARAFGLRDRGLVAPGWRADLVVVDSLENCKAEMVFCAGRRVTNELFASRKPVAPVGLDSVKAREVKAADFGVPVAEGETPVIGVLPGKIITEHRRYRLPTSGNQTAVDLANDVIKVAVIERHGKNGNHANGFVQGFGLKKGAIASTVGHDSHNICVVGVSEEDMALAANRLGEIKGGFVVVEDGKVTGEIPLPVAGLMSLEPYESVRDTLHHLRKAAYALGTTLEEPFLQVAFLPLPVIPHLKISDKGMVDVDQFRLIG
- a CDS encoding aspartate aminotransferase family protein codes for the protein MSNRLNSTPNDLRAFWMPFTANRQYKKEPRLFVGAKDMHYTTHDGRQVLDGTAGLWCVNAGHCRPKITEAIREQAGELDYAPAFQLGHPKAFELANRLIDLAPDNMAHVLYTNSGSESVETALKVALAYQRVKGQGSRTRLIGRERGYHGVNFGGISVGGIVSNRKMFGTLLTGVDHMPHTHLPAQNAFTKGMPEHGGDLADELERIVTLHDASTIAAVIVEPVSGSTGVLIPPKGYLQRLREICTKHGILLIFDEVITGFGRLGAPFAAQYFDVKPDIMVTAKGLTNGVIPMGAVFVTAEIHDAFMAGPEHMIEFFHGYTYSGNPIASAAALGTLDTYKEEGLLTRAAEIAPYWEEKLHSLRDCPNVIDIRNLGLIGAIELKPIDGEPTKRAFNAFLNAYNDGLLIRTTGDIIALSPPLIISHAEIDELFDKLRKVLMNNI
- a CDS encoding aldose 1-epimerase family protein; protein product: MSETIRIANADLSVEIASLGAEMQSLKTADGRDWLWNGDTAWWTGRSPILFPIVGKAPGDMLAVNGKTYPMAQHGIARRRDFALIEQTATACRHELVSSSETREVYPFDFRLTLEHSLHGRTLSVTATVENTGAGPLPFGIGFHPAFLWPLPGAESKPHAVILDNGAEPGVIQLEGGLIGKTLPTSPFKAGRLELSHDLFANDALIFPEGAGTGLTFAAEGGPSLAFTFDNLPNIALWQKPGAPFLCIEPWHGMAAHAGGTAELVERPYTVALPEGGTMRFGFSVEVKG